Part of the Porites lutea chromosome 14, jaPorLute2.1, whole genome shotgun sequence genome, TCGACAACTGGCAGTCACCGTTAGCGAGATTAGAAATGTTCTGGAGATGCTTTCTTGTAGGAGGAATTTTCTTTCAGCTTCTTGTCAAAGCAAGGCCATCTAGTGCATTGCGGAAGGTTGAATTAAGCGACGTAAAAGCAGTTTGCAATGACAATTCACGCGCGGTATTCTACATCAAACATGGATCGCCAAAAcagtggattttttttttcgaaagtgGTGGACTGTGTTCGTCAAAAGCTGAGTGTAACGAGAGGTATAAAGACGAGAACTCGTCGGTGTTAATGTCATCTAATTCACTTCCAGAGAGTGTTGTTGGAAGAGACATCTTATCATCATCGATAAGCGAAAACCCAACATTTTACAAGTACACACATGTGCTAGTGCCATATTGCAGCAGTGACCTATGGCTCGGGAACTCAACAGGCCTTAACAGAACCTTCAAATTTGTGGATGATTCTTCAgccaataattttattttcagaggaaaaacaatttttcaagggATATTCAAGCAGTTGAGTCCAAAAAATGCGGAACACATCGTGGTTTCAGGATCTAGCGCGGGCGGAATAGGGGTTATGAACCACGCAGAATGGCTTTCAAACCTGTTCCATGGGTCCAAAGTCAAACTTAGGTTTATTATCGATTCAGCTTGGTTTATAAATTTTCAAGACGGCTTTACATCCAGAGTTAACATGGAATTTCCCCAGTTGACTGGTACTTCTTCTAGTGCATGCGCTGATTCGTCGTACGGATATTCTTGTTGTCTGTCGTCTGCTTGTTTGATCACACGTGGATATTTCCCTTCAAACGCGTCAGCTGCGTTCGTTTTCAGCCTTTATGATATTTACATGTTTGCAGATGTGCTAAAAAGACTCGAAAGTGAAGGAAAGACCGCAGAAGATCATGATGCAGATTTTTTGTCTGTAGTGAGCATGTATGGAGGTGCGATGAATGGATCAATTGAACTTCCTCATAATACTGGAGGTCATTCTAGTTTCTTTGTACCAGCCTGTTTTCAGCATACTTACTTTAGTACATCCAGTCTGTGGGACACAGATGGAGTTCTACACCCACTTGTAGAAGTCACGCGAGGCAGTGGAAAATTCAGGTAGGAGCTTGCGGCCAACTTTTTCCCCTCTAAAATGGACATCGGTAGGGCTAGCTCTGCAGTGATGTCTGGAGCACAGTCATCTATTGTATAGGAGAAAAGTTTTTTGGGAATCGACTGCCAatgcagtggcagatccaggggaggggctggcccccccttatttttaggccaaactgaggcctgaggGGGCAAAAAAATCTTTTGGTGACCCCCCCTCCCTTATCTCTGGGTCTGTACGACCTGCCCCCCCCTGATCTGAAGGTttggatctgccactgcaatACGCTTCTTACAGGTGTCTATTCTTAAAATGGATACATCACAGAGAAGGTGGCCACCTTGAGTGTTGGCCACTGGAAGGTGTACCCTTGAAATTTGAGCAGTACTGGCAGCTGTCTGCTTTACTGTGCTATGCCTCTGCCTGAGAGAGAAGGCTACCTTAATGACAGGTCCATCTAAGTTAAAGGGGAGTTCCAGGGTGGGGTGTCATCTATGACTTTTTTGGGGTGGAGAGGGTCACTTGACCTGTAGCCCTTTGTATATATCAGACCAAGTGTGCCTGCAATTTTGCTATTCTATTATTTCTAGACTTTACACCAAAACTCCCAGCCTTATCCCAGGTTATCTAAGAACCAGGAACTCTTTTACACCTCTCCTAGACTGAAATCCtctaataaaaattatttctatATGCTAGCCCCACTAAATTTCTTGAAAACCCTACCCTTCATGGCAGCTCATGCCTTTATCCCTTTAAGtgccaatatccacatacaaattctccaaactgatctctatatattttcttaaaggatgagttgagagaatttgataaaagatcaaagcattttctcttacgtgatcattttattaaattctcataacctcatctcttgacaatctatgtCTATCACTATGAGAaagttgatgttggtcactattagGACTTAAAAGGTTATAGCACAAGGGTCCTCATTAGAAGGATCTCTTCAGCCTCTTTTTCAGGGCTGGGTGCCCTCTCTTTCCCTACTTTGGAGTATTCTCTCCCACACACTACAGAAGAACGGAAAAGTAGAGTTTGTCTGCATTAACTGTTATGCTGTTAACCCAatatccacatgcaaattcttCAGACTGATCTCAAGTGAACACATTCCTTttacagaattagttgagagaattaaaTTTTGATAAGTGTGACTTCCAAGTAGCTGTGCTTTCTATCTTGCTAATTGTCAACATGTAAAttacttctcttttttttccctggAGCACTAATAAAGATTGattgttgattgattgattgttgtATAAAAGATTGAAGCCTTTTTTCTTCGGTGATCATATCATCAATAAaatctcataaccttttcttttggtaatgtatggatattgtaaGGAGCAAATTGATGTTGGTGGCTCTTGGTTCTTAATGGGTTCAGAAGTGTACACTTAATTATCAAGATCatcattccccccccccccccacccccctgagCTGGTGCTGGAATTTTCTTGCACCAGAGTGTGTGGTGGTGTCCCGCATGGCAGATTTCTACCTTTAATACTCCAATAATTTCCTGTATCCAGAGATAATAGTTAAGGGTATGCTAGTTTCTGTGAGCATACTAGGAGCTACTTGCCCTTCAGAAATGTCTGCTTGAACTACAGGTCTTCATTCTGGAGACACAACATTCTTAAAATGGTATATATTATAGGGAGGTAGGTGCATTGATTTAATGAAAATGCTGTTTCACCtttctctaatttttttttagccacaCTATCAAGAATGGAACATGGTCcttgacaaaaatttcaaatcaaTATGTGAAAGATTACAGTATTCAAGAGTTTATTTCTTCCTGGGTCAATTCGCATAATGCAACATACAAGCTGATCGACAACTGCATTGGTGCCCATTGTAATCCCACATGTCCAGACAAAATAGTCTTCCTAGATGCAGGTGAGGTCTGGTCCAAGTTCATTAAGACAGTGGTTATTGGATTGTCATTGGTGATCACTGTAATTTGTTCTGGACTGAAATTGACCTTCATGTGCTACTACAGTTACCTGGTAAAGAGACAGGAGAATTATTTGACTGATAGTGAGACCTGTGAGGCAAGAAAGGAGGTATGTGAACATGGGTGGAGTCACGGGGCTATGAGCAGAGGggactgcccccccccccctttcagCCCCAAAACTATTCCTGTCCTCCAGATCCTTAATTACTGGACACAAAGGCTCTCATAATTCtataatcaataataatcaatACAAAATGCAAAGGCTCCTTTCAAGAGGTCACCCCCGGGTCTTAAGTTATGGTCCTCTCTTTCTGTGTATGGATCCATTCTTGGTCCTCACTGACCTAATAGGTCCACAGGAAATTGAATTTTTggtcactgttttgtgaaaaaattacCTCGTTATACACACCCTGGGCACCACAGTATAGACTTAGAGTGAGATCTCTTTCCTTTCCTTACTCTCACTACCCTTGTTCCTGCCCTTCCACTTGTCCTCCCTTCCCTctctccctccccccctgcGAACTTTCTTACAGGTATGCAGAGCTTTGCAGGCAAGGTTTTAGATATTGCATAACAATTTAAtttactgtgaaaggtttgaacccaggagtaatttcaaaagtaggttgagtttgatcgtctgggtgaacatagtcctgaataggactgttgttgctgacagtgactgacgcttcgacaacctgtgtggtaggcatctttagagtcaaagtgagttgtaaagaagaaaatttttaaagaagcaGATTAGCCAGGGGTTTAGTGAAAAATCCAACTGTGCCTGGTTTATTTTCCAGCTACCACTGGGGAAGTCAGATGAAACTGTCAGTATTGCCTGCCTGTTTTTATCTTACAAAGTGGATTTGACTAACCAAAAGAAGAAATCCAAGAATGGTAAGTAGAAGTTTCACTTGAAAACTTTTGGCATTACTGCAGTATACCAGGCAACTTTTGATTTTTCACTAAGATATTTTTAACGATCTCATCATTCTAGTGGCTTGGTGGTCCACCAACTAGCTGAGCCACCAAAACATTTTCCTTAACTTgttcttttaaccctttaagtcccaatatccacatacaaattctccaaactggtgtccatacatttccttaaagaatgagttgagagaatttgataaaagatcaaagcattttctcttaggtgatcattttattaattctcataacctaatctcttgacaatgtatggatattgttaagagaaaaacattttggaataatattcttcgttctttaagccttGTACGTGGGATTACTTTATACTCGACTGAAAAAACTTGTATCGAGACGACCGGTAACCGTTTCACCACCCTACCCAGCTCAACACTGTCACGTGATATTGACTTAAGCTTTTATTGCAAACATTAGATAATAAATCTGACGCAAATGGAAATAAATGGAAACTTACCCGCGCAGAATCAGCTCTCGATGAAGACTCTGGTAGTTATTTGCAAGACTCTGACGAAAGTAAAGAGGAGGAGCGAGATTTTGCCATTCCGTTGCCTTCTAAGTTATTCAACGACATCGACGACGCCGACTCGTTCAATTCTCCGCGAGAACAGCCGTCTGATTCGTTTTCAACCATGGACGGCACTTCAACTATGGGGTCACATGCCGGAAGTGATTTAGCTCTCCTAGGAGGTAGCCATAGTAACACAGATGACGTATCAGTCAGCTTTTTGGCATCAGGAGGTAAAGATGCTACGGACTGCATAGAGGCGATTGGCAGCCCACCGACAAAGCAGATTCTAAAAGGTGTGTCGGCGTATTTTAACACTGGGGAGTTAGTAGCGATCATGGGACCATCGGGTTGTGGCAAAACAACGCTGCTTGATTTGTTGACCGGAAGACGTCGGCATGGACATATTGAGGTTTGTAAATGTTTCAGATAAAAGTTATTAATTGAACTAACGATACGTTAGGGCCTGAGCGCTATGTGTCtccgttaaccctttaaaccctaacagcaaaatttcaaattctcatttgttatccctatacgttttcaatagaagtagtggggagaatttatTGAAGTATCAATAAGAATtgtcttgtgtgatcatgtcctcaatTCTCATGTCCAATCTGCTTTacaaagcagtgatattacaaggagaaatttgatgctgatcactcttagagCTATGTGTCTCCGTCAATAGAGAGATTAGAGAAGTTAAGCCTCACGtgtacgtcaaacggcaaacgcgaatttgtaccacgtgaccaagtttcctctttgcttgtcgtttactgttcattatttttacCCATAAATTAGttgtttcacgcaattttttatccataagaattgttttgagctgtttttatccgCTCATTTTCTACTTTGAGAAATTCGCAACTTGAATCTGCCGTTTGCCATATACATAAAGCTTAAACTCTCGATCTAGGGCACACGGCAACtgacgtcagattcaagttgaaaatttttcaaaatagaaaagGTGCCGCTAAAAAGAGTTTAAAGCAATTATTATAGACAAaacggatcaatttaggtttcaggGAAACTGTCCACCGACCCCTCCCTGAAGCTaccattaacacttacttcttacttagggcaaaatgttagcttaggggaagggtaggtgggcagtttcccagaaacctacaTTGATCTGACAAAACAAACGTGAAGCTACTAATAGAACTGATGAACAGTAAAGCACAAGTtaaggaaaaacttggtcacgggGGACAAATcgacgtttgccgtaaacgtgattcttaatctctctaatgtcaCTGTTTCCTTGCATTTCAGTCTGGACAgtacaaaatgcagactgcagattGACttcagggttagaaaacaatggaacTATTCTTGTCTCGTTTTCATTTGCATGGTGACTTAATAATGGTCCAGTggtggatctaggggaggggtcTGGGCGGGACCCGCCCCCACACCCTTATTTGTAGAGCAAACTGAGGTTCGAAGGaccgaaaacaatttttttggagaccaggccccccccttatctaaagATCTGGAtgaccaccccctccccccctttaTCTGAAGGTCTTGATCCGCCACTGAGGTCTAcagcagtctgcagtctgtatTTTGTACTGACCGGTTTCAGTCTTTTTTTCTCGGCTCGCCAACGTCATGTGGCTATCCTAAAACATTTATGATAACATTAAAACTTTATTCACACCTTTCACATATTACATTTCCAAGTACAAGTACATTCTTTCCTTATACTATTACTATTTATTACTACTGAGTAGAGTACAATTATTTTTGGAGTCTAGAGTCCAAGTAAACTAATGCAATCTTGTTGGCCTCCAGTTCTTATGAATATATGTACACAGTAACTAAATTAACTACACTAATTTAACTAACAAATAATAAAGCAAATTCTTGAACAATACTAAAAAGTAAATGCAAATAAGATCCTCGCAGTTAACACTTTAAGCCCTAAGactgatcagcatcaaatttctccttgtaatattattgctttgtaaaacaaggtggtcatgagaattacggacatgatcacacaaggtgaatttgcttgatatcttatcaacttctccccactacttctaaaggaaatgaataggggcaacaaatgagaattcaaattttgatcttagggtttaaagggttaaagacgcaacttatgcagttctTGCAAAGAGAAAGTCTAAAAAATCAGGCTTGTCGGGATTCTAACCGCGATGCAGGTGTAACGCTCTAACCAATagggagaagtcgttacgtcacgttgccatggtagcaaaatgtctggatgacaacaaaccgacaacgtcacttaaaaagtgaattcgcactgtttcaaactacATCGATCTTAtgtcaaaattttctggggttgaatccgaaaggactgtaagtcaagaaaaaggaaaagaaaattttagtgtTTTATTCGTAAAGCGGTACGAGGAatcaggaagtttcatgtcgcagtcgtgcacTGGCGgttaagaaatgtacaaaaagcgtgatgcgcgtGCAAAATGGTTGTTTTTCTAATGAAACCTATTGGTTGTTTGACTTTCTCGTTTAGCTCCCAAccgttgtgatccagaaattttgctaccatggtaacgtgacatCGCACTTCTCTCTCTTGCATAATACTTCCGTACAATGTCAAAACGTTCAGGCTATAAAATCGGAAACGGTTTCCTTGACACTTAGCGCATATGTCCGTTAACGTCAATTTCAACCTCGTAAGCAGCGGGCCTCTTCTGTAGGATTTTGCCTTGAGGTAGCGACCCTGGTTAACTGGATGGTCCTTACATAGGTGACTACTCAAAAGTATTCTTTCCAGGTTATTTTAAGCTCTGTCATGTTAACAATGTTTTTCAAGGGATCGCCGCTCTTTCATATAATGTATTCGAAAGCTCTAGTAGTATGCGCTCCTTGAGTCCAAGGAATTACTATCAAACCCCGCTTTTTGGCCACCCGCACAATACGGaaacctcgttattacggacagttctcCATGTCCCTGGGAAAAGAATtccccttacattttctcttaatTCAACCCGATTAAAACGGACACCCCGTCAATACGGaaactttctatggccccctcagtgaaGTGCCGGatctagacttgctacaagtcgacctcttggcgagcggagcgagcctttATTGGCTGCGAAGCGGCCGACCGCGAGTGACGAAGTCGCGAGCGGTCCCGcgccatatgaaatccgacgaagggcttttttgaaagtctatgcCGGATctagaccttgagataaggtgGGGGGCCCGGTCACCCCGACCTTGaaataagggggggggagggtctccgaaaaattttttcggccctttgggccttaGTTTGGTGTAAAAACAAGGGGGGCCGGTCCCCCCGGGTCCTTCCCCTGGATCCGACACTGCAGTGTCCGCGGttttaacggggtttgactttGTATTTGCCGCAAAACTCGCAAGCATAAGCGTCGCGTCAAACACTATATAAAAACGTGCTATAAATGTTATCATATGTTGAGTTGAAGTTCTATATGGACCCTATATTGTCTTGGTTTATGTTCCCAACAATCAGTTCTGGAATTGGCGAAAGAGAGACCCTCTGCTGTGGATATAATTCTTCGACTACTAGATTAGAGTTTTCTCTACCGACTGTAGCCCGCAAAGAGATCACTGTAACCTCGTTGTCGTTCGATCTTCCATAAGGTACGAATCGCCTCAGCAAATCTTTCACTCCTGCTCGGAAGTCTCTTTTACGGATGGAATATATCAACGGGTTGCACACTGTGCTGGCCATGAAAATGCAAGTTGTCACATGAACAACTTCAGCGGACACGTTGCCTTTGATAAAGCGGCGGAATAAACTTAAAGCCAAGGTGGGAAGATAGCACAGGAAGAACGCAGTGATGATGATTAGGACATCGATAGCTGCCTTACGTTCGTTAAGGCTTCGTCtcatctcttttttcttgttttctgctGTTTCGGCGGGATCGTCATGGCCTCCTATTTGAGCCTGTAAGGCGTGTATTTTAGTTTTCGCAGTTTTGTATACTGCTCCGTTAAAGTACgcgactgaaaaaaataacattataaGCAATACTGTGAAAATGATTGTCCTTAGTCGACTAGAAGCACTCGGCGCTAACCATTCTTGTTCGCAGTAAAACACTGCAGGGTTATAAGAGTGTTTTTCCCCTCCGACAAAGAGCCCGATTCCACCTGAAATCGGCGCCACCCAGATGAGGACTAAAACCACTATTTTAGATTTAGTCATCAGACCATTATAAGTCAAAGGCGACTTGACGATGGCGTTGTATCGGTCGTAAGACATCGCTACCAGATGTAGAACCGTGTTGAGGTAAAAGTACTTTCCAAGGGATGAATTGAAATGACACATGAATTCACCGTGAAGCCATCTTTCTTGAGCTATGCTTGGGATGCGAAAAGAATTGACGAGGATTAAAAACAAGATATCCGATAATGCGAGGCTGGCCAGTAGAATATATCGCATTTTGTGAAGTCTTGACATCAGAGCAATTGTTACAAAAACCAGTAAATTACCAGGCAGGCCGATCACGTCGATAAGGGAGTAGAAAACCGCAATGACTTGAGTAAAAGCCATGTTGTTGAAGTGAAAGTACTTCAGTGAAAGACGCTGATCTTCAAGTGGTCCTGATACAGAGCTTCCCCTTTGTTGGAAGACTCTTGCGAACTTAATTTATTAAGTCCTGAAAGTATAAAAGAGTTAATTGTGGTCTCGGAAATGCACTTTAAGGCTATTGTATTCTCAAGAAGCTTTTCGATTACATGTCTTGTTTCTAAACGTTAATTGAGGAAGTCCTTTACTGTAAGAGCAAATGATGCAAATGTTCTTCATCAAGCGTAAAAATGAGCACACTCAATTTTTAATATTCCCCAATCTGTAGCTAGATGGAATAAAAGATAACTAAAGTCGTTTCTATCAAAATGATCTGTAAATTTTACGATAATGTCGTTTTTGTGTGTACAAATTTAAATACAAGCGTCTTTTTCTTTAACATAAATTTTAAAGGCGGAAATTTGACAAGCTTTGCCGCACGgatccagaaaaaaaaacactttgagTTTTCGATAAGGATCTTTCCCGCAGAATCTTTATACTTCAACGCCTAAGAGTGCTAAAATGCAAATGACCTGTTTGCTTAACTTCCGCATGTGCGTTGTAGTGGTGAATTTTAGCCATTTATTCCTTATGCTAGCGTTTTTTCTAGCATTTACTGAGGCAAAAGCATCAAGCTTTATTCGaacattttagtggcattttcaccaggaaatgattttttttgcagagaaaataaaaactgtaacATTATTAAGGAAAGATGACGATATAAACTCGAAATTTAATTCAACTCATGTTTCTCTAAATTCCGTCTGGAGAAACACGTTTTGCtgtattaaaattattttgtatacATTGTTTGTTAGCCTTAAACCCACCCCTTAAAACGTTATGAATAAGCTTctgt contains:
- the LOC140924887 gene encoding 5-hydroxytryptamine receptor 4-like — its product is MAFTQVIAVFYSLIDVIGLPGNLLVFVTIALMSRLHKMRYILLASLALSDILFLILVNSFRIPSIAQERWLHGEFMCHFNSSLGKYFYLNTVLHLVAMSYDRYNAIVKSPLTYNGLMTKSKIVVLVLIWVAPISGGIGLFVGGEKHSYNPAVFYCEQEWLAPSASSRLRTIIFTVLLIMLFFSVAYFNGAVYKTAKTKIHALQAQIGGHDDPAETAENKKKEMRRSLNERKAAIDVLIIITAFFLCYLPTLALSLFRRFIKGNVSAEVVHVTTCIFMASTVCNPLIYSIRKRDFRAGVKDLLRRFVPYGRSNDNEVTVISLRATVGRENSNLVVEELYPQQRVSLSPIPELIVGNINQDNIGSI